A DNA window from Solanum lycopersicum chromosome 3, SLM_r2.1 contains the following coding sequences:
- the LOC138347673 gene encoding uncharacterized protein: MRFDKKQKPSPRYVGPYQILKRFGKVTYELELLANLVAVHPVFHISLLKKCMSDPTSVIPLESVVVKDSLYYKDVPIEILDRQVTRFRNKEEVASFKVLWRIQSVKRATWEAQATMKAKYPHLFPSDSTPA; this comes from the coding sequence ATGAGATTTGACAAGAAACAGAAGCCTAGTCCCAGGTATGTAGGCCCTTACCAAATATTGAAAAGGTTTGGTAAAGTGacttatgagttagagttacTAGCAAATTTAGTAGCAGTGCATCCAGTTTTTCACATTTCACTGTTAAAGAAGTGTATGAGTGATCCAACATCCGTAAtaccattagagagtgtggttgtgaaagatagtctttatTATAAGGATGTACCAATTGAGAttcttgatcgtcaggttacaAGGTTTAGAAATAAGGAAGAAGTCGCTTcattcaaggttttgtggaggattcAGTCTGTAAAaagagctacttgggaagcacaAGCAACCATGAAGGCCaaatatcctcatctctttccttctgattccactccagcttga